The following proteins come from a genomic window of Chryseobacterium glaciei:
- a CDS encoding DUF4197 domain-containing protein produces the protein MRKTILLAGVLLFSVSAQAQILDIIKSTVKDKTGVDLNNPVKTNTTTSTTTTTPTKSTSTSPINLGSLTSTQISSGLKEALNLGVTEGVKKLAVTDGFFKNEAVKILMPEKLRKIDTTLRAIGLGSLADQGVKLLNRAAEDAVTEATPIFANAITSMTITDAKNILLGSNNAATTYLQGKTQSQLFTAFQPKVKASLGKVGADSVWKSIITKYNTFTGQAVTTDINEYVTTETINGVFKMVAQKESGIRDTPAMRTTSILQKVFGAQDGK, from the coding sequence ATGAGAAAAACAATTTTATTAGCCGGCGTACTGCTATTTTCAGTTTCTGCACAGGCGCAAATTTTAGATATTATAAAATCTACAGTAAAAGATAAAACAGGTGTTGACCTTAATAATCCTGTAAAAACAAACACGACAACCTCGACTACGACGACAACTCCTACAAAATCTACTTCTACATCTCCTATCAATTTAGGTAGCCTAACTTCTACTCAAATTTCATCGGGATTAAAGGAAGCTTTAAACCTTGGGGTAACTGAAGGAGTGAAAAAATTAGCTGTAACAGACGGATTTTTCAAAAATGAAGCCGTAAAAATTTTAATGCCTGAAAAACTTAGAAAAATTGACACTACACTTCGCGCCATCGGATTGGGAAGTTTAGCTGATCAAGGGGTGAAATTGTTGAACAGAGCTGCCGAAGATGCCGTGACAGAAGCCACACCTATTTTCGCCAATGCAATTACATCGATGACGATTACGGATGCAAAAAATATTTTATTAGGATCTAATAACGCTGCAACAACTTATTTGCAGGGAAAAACTCAAAGTCAATTGTTTACTGCTTTTCAGCCGAAAGTAAAAGCTTCGTTAGGAAAAGTGGGCGCTGATTCGGTTTGGAAAAGTATCATTACAAAGTACAATACCTTCACCGGACAAGCTGTAACAACGGATATTAATGAATATGTTACCACGGAAACTATCAACGGAGTTTTTAAAATGGTAGCACAAAAAGAAAGCGG